One window of the Pempheris klunzingeri isolate RE-2024b chromosome 10, fPemKlu1.hap1, whole genome shotgun sequence genome contains the following:
- the nostrin gene encoding nostrin, which yields MKDPISTCPYNQLYQNAKRFSKTGEYFCKELMTVFQQRAELELTYAKGLQKLAGKLIRASKGMPNNSTYSSWCHVSDELYSRADAHRSLGNAFQQEAILEIRQVLDEHTKRKRPLDSAIERTGKLVTANWSEQLKIKKKLAGLTREHEALFNFVENNKHICTEKEKQKMLNRLTKSAEMQARVDEEYFSINMEGHQMRLKWENTLKNCYQIIQELEKQRIEVLCNILNRYNLHMSSFGQTLKHGQRQIEQAVQRVDMDKDIQTLVAENSITVDDNKAEFLMTDYFEEDTKSLMGKDRRKDAIKLKLQRLEDSITKTKKDCEGIEKLIKTYTENPSFSNQKNLEETEQQLDESTLKLDLLDATHYKLSVSLSELEGKPKSFHRFKDSIVKWKDKDCEHSVVQLTRPVKLRRTSIRSRQSLRASIIYKGPAQFVTQQSAEALPSATDQVTSSATTHETAAVESGSAVNGALPHADDDKGQITPEMCSVGKCKALYNFTSEQDDELTLKEGDLLEIYTKGDNGWWFGELNGKTGHFPATYVEELPLLSSIKSSDA from the exons ATGAAGGATCCTATCAGCACCTGCCCT TATAACCAGCTTTATCAAAATGCTAAACGATTTTCAAAAACTGGGGAGTACTTCTGCAAAGAACTTATGACGGTTTTTCAGCAAAG GGCTGAGCTGGAACTTACTTACGCTAAAGGACTACAAAAACTTGCAGGCAAACTCATAAGGGCGTCCAAAGGAATGCCAAACAA TTCCACCTACAGCTCCTGGTGTCATGTGTCAGATGAGTTGTACTCAAGAGCAGACGCCCACAG ATCTTTAGGAAATGCATTTCAGCAAGAAGCAATTCTGGAAATACGCCAAGTCTTAGACGAGCACACCAAGAGAAAGAGGCCT CTTGACAGTGCCATTGAAAGAACTGGAAAACTTGTTACTGCTAACTGGAGTGAGCAACTCAAG ATTAAGAAGAAATTGGCCGGACTAACAAGAGAGCACGAGGCTTTGTTCAACTTTGTTGagaacaacaaacacatttgcacagaaaaagaaaaacaaaag ATGCTGAACAGGCTGACTAAGTCGGCAGAGATGCAGGCGCGGGTGGATGAGGAGTACTTTAGTATCAACATGGAGGGTCATCAGATGAGACTCAAGTGggaaaacacactaaaaaacTGCTACCAG ATCATACAGGAGCTGGAGAAACAACGAATTGAAGTTCTGTGCAACATTTTGAATAGATACAACCTCCACATGTCCAGCTTTGGGCAGACCCTCAAACAT GGCCAAAGACAGATAGAACAGGCAGTCCAACGAGTGGACATGGACAAGGACATACAGACCCTGGTCGCGGAAAACAGCATCACAGTTGACGATAACAAAGCGGAGTTTTTGATGACAGATTATTTT GAGGAGGACACCAAATCACTGATGGGCAAAGACCGAAGGAAGGACGCCATCAAACTAAAACTCCAGCGTCTAGAGGATAgcattacaaaaacaaagaaagactgTGAAG GAATTGAAAAACTGATCAAGACGTACACTGAGAATCCATCTTTTTCAAACCAAAAGAACCTTGAGGAGACTGAACAGCAGCTTGATGAG AGTACTCTAAAACTGGATCTCCTCGATGCCACCCACTACAAACTGTCTGTATCACTGTCTGAATTAGAAGGGAAACCAAAGTCTTTTCACCGGTTTAAAGACAGCATTGTGAAATGGAAAGATAAG GACTGCGAGCACAGCGTTGTTCAACTGACTCGTCCGGTCAAACTTAGAAGGACCTCAATCAGATCCCGACAGTCACTGAGGGCTTCCATCATTTACAAAGGGCCTGCTCAGTTTGTGACACAACAGTCTGCGGAGGCTTTACCCAGCGCCACTGACCAAGTCACTTCCTCAGCTACAACACATGAAACTGCGGCTGTAGAGAGCGGCAGCGCTGTCAATGGAGCCCTGCCTCACGCTGACGATGACAAAG GTCAAATAACACCAGAGATGTGCAGTGTAGGAAAATGCAAGGCCCTGTACAATTTCACATCTGAACAGGATGATGAACTGACCTTGAAAGAAG GAGACCTCCTAGAGATCTACACAAAAGGAGACAATGGTTGGTGGTTTGGCGAACTTAATGGGAAGACAGGCCACTTCCCAGCAACCTATGTTGAAGAGCTGCCTTTGTTAAGCAGCATCAAATCATCTGATGCCTGA
- the spc25 gene encoding kinetochore protein Spc25, translated as MVSITDPSMSDRFTSAMEEIHNKQLKTYGEISDSATELCQSHSKFVKSALDTCLKKCKDDELLFETIQTYKKDFEQKNVALKEERHAISEMISEIQQKEMQKDDIIQKIEKLKEEHNKRKELIESQNKANKDRLRNLQKARLVFQDHLGMEIRTILGKTQLIKGEKLQFVFRNINLSNPDSAYVVTMGIKEDGSYQIVSSDPVLECLPVLESRLQETNNLPAFLANIRKEFISQARR; from the exons ATGGTGTCCATTACTGATCCAAGCATGAGTGACAGGTTCACCAGTGCAATGGAGGAGATCCACAACAAACAGCTCAAAACATATGGGGAGATAAGTGACTCAGCGACGGAGTTGTGCCAGTCCCACAGCAAGTTTGTGAAGTCTGCACTTG ATACATGTTTAAAGAAATGTAAGGACGATGAGTTGCTGTTCGAGACGATACAGACATACAAAAAAG ACtttgaacaaaaaaatgtgGCATTGAAAGAGGAACGGCATGCCATTTCTGAAATGATATCTGAGATTCAGCAGAAGGAGATGCAGAAAGATGACATTATCCAGAAGATAGAGAAACTTAAAGAAGAACACAACAAGAGAAAAGAGT TAATTGAGTctcaaaataaagcaaacaaagaCCGGCTGAGGAATCTCCAGAAAGCCAGACTAGTCTTTCAGGATCACTTGGGAATGGAGATACGAACAATCCTTGGCAAGACACAGTTGATCAAAG GTGAAAAGTTGCAGTTTGTTTTCCGGAACATCAACCTTTCAAATCCGGACAGCGCCTACGTCGTCACAATGGGGATTAAAGAGGATGGATCGTACCAGA TTGTGTCGAGCGACCCCGTGCTCGAGTGTTTGCCAGTCTTGGAGAGCCGGCTTCAGGAGACCAATAATTTACCAGCATTCTTGGCAAACATCAGGAAGGAGTTTATCTCTCAGGCGCGCCGCTAA
- the LOC139208102 gene encoding glucose-6-phosphatase 2-like: MQRKETTMDFVHSSGVLVIQHLQNNYREYHDFLNFMSSVGDPRNIFSVYFPLWFHLSHNVGTKMIWVAVIGDWFNLIFKWILFGQRPYWWVQETNLYHNDSFPHLEQFHITCETGPGSPSGHAMGSSCVWYVMITSALNFTRPSSTVTSVQNFQRFYLLRSCLWMVFWVIQISVCISRVFIATHFPHQVILGLLAGMLVAEVFDHIPSVYNASLKVYLQTNVFLFSFAICFYMILKLTDIDPLWSVTKAKKWCANPDWIHLDTTPFAGLVRNLGALLGLGLAVNSQMFIQSCKGKNGYKTRFKLMCVTATLTSLQLYDFIIMPTHTDTLFYILSFCKSASVPLGVVAVIPYCVHLLIGDEDRKLS; encoded by the exons ATGCAAAGAAAGGAAACCACAATGGATTTTGTCCACAGCAGTGGGGTGCTGGTTATACAGCACCTCCAGAACAACTACAGGGAATACCATGACTTCCTTAACTTCATGTCAAGTGTGGGAGACCCTCgtaatattttctctgtttatttccCCCTCTGGTTCCATCTCAGTCATAACGTGGGCACCAAGATGATTTGGGTGGCTGTTATTGGAGACTGGTTCAATCTTATTTTCAAATG GATTCTGTTTGGGCAGCGACCTTACTGGTGGGTGCAAGAAACTAACTTGTACCACAATGATTCATTCCCACATTTGGAGCAGTTTCACATCACGTGTGAAACAGGGCCAG GAAGTCCGTCTGGTCATGCCATGGGCTCATCGTGTGTGTGGTACGTGATGATCACCTCTGCTCTTAACTTCACCAGGCCTTCCTCCACCGTCACATCTGTGCAGAATTTTCAAAG GTTTTACCTCCTGAGGTCTTGTCTATGGATGGTTTTTTGGGTCATTCAAATAAGCGTTTGCATCTCCAGGGTTTTTATTGCAACACATTTCCCTCATCAGGTGATCCTCGGCCTTTTAGCTG GTATGCTGGTTGCAGAGGTGTTCGATCACATCCCCTCAGTTTACAATGCAAGCTTGAAAGTGTACCTGCAGaccaatgtttttcttttctcttttgctaTTTGCTTTTATATGATCCTCAAATTGACAGACATTGACCCTTTGTGGTCAGTTACTAAAGCCAAGAAATGGTGCGCTAACCCAGATTGGATCCATCTTGACACCACACCATTTGCAGGTCTGGTGAGAAACCTGGGAGCCTTGTTGGGTCTGGGCCTGGCAGTGAACTCTCAGATGTTCATTCAGAGCTGCAAGGGGAAGAACGGCTACAAAACCAGATTTAAACTCATGTGTGTGACCGCAACTCTCACATCCCTGCAGCTGTATGACTTTATCATTATGCCCACTCACACTGACAcgctgttttacattttatcattttgtaaGAGTGCTTCTGTTCCTCTTGGTGTGGTTGCTGTTATTCCCTACTGTGTTCATTTGCTGATCGGGGATGAGGACAGGAAGCTATCTTAG
- the abcb11a gene encoding bile salt export pump, which translates to MKKSVKLTPTAGGDKRADIENGDETKKENMLSVGYFQLFRFATWKDTVMMVVGSLCALIHGAASPLMLLVYGMMTNTFVAYELEVQELKDENKECNNNTIYWKNGSMYETPENKTVRCGVDIEAQMTMFAYYYIGIGLGVLFLSYFQIVLWVSAAARQIQRIRKTYFRKVMRMEIGWFDCNSVGELNTRISDDVNKINNAIADQVSIFIERISTFVFGFMVGFIGGWKLTLVVIAVSPLIGIAAGLMAMAVAKLTGRELKAYAKAGAVADEVLTSIRTVAAFGGEDKEAERYDENLVEAQNWGVKKGTIIGVFQGYLWCIIFLCYALAFWYGSKLVIDTKEMSPGTLIQVFFGVLMAAMNLGQASPCLEAFASGRAAAKTIFDTIDRDPDIDCLSDEGHKLDRVKGDIEFRNVSFYYPSRPEVKILNDLSMQIKAGETTAFVGPSGSGKSTTIQLIQRFYDPKEGMVTLDGHDIRTLNIQWLRSLIGIVEQEPVLFATTIGENIRFGRPGVTMEDIIQATKEANAYDFVMDLPQKFDTLVGDGGGQLSGGQKQRISIARALIRNPKILLLDMATSALDNESEAVVQEALDKVRTGRTTISVAHRLSTIRNADVITGFEHGQAVEKGAHSELMERKGVYFTLVTLQNQRTSNTTNDAISEALEEDFDLRVRSFSRGSSRSSKRSSIRLRSHSKLSNEFVPDALSGSIKIFSDEEIAPEHKECEDDADEHVEPAPVARILKYNQPEWPYMLLGSLGAAVNGSVNPIYAILFSQILGTFAIRDLNEQKERINEICVLFCIVAVTSFFSQFLQGYAFAKSGELLTRRLRKVGFQAMLRQEIGWFDDPKNSPGTLTTRLATDASMVQGATGSQIGMIVNSLTSIGASFIIAFYFSWKLALVIMCFLPLIGLSGAFQAKMLSGIANEDKTAMEAAGRVSSEALGNIRTIAGLAKENSFVESYEEKLELPYKSAKKRANIYGVCFGFAQCVIFMAYAASFRFGGYLVKAEDLQYMLVFRVIAVVVISGTALGRASSFTPDYAKAKTAAAQFFKVLDRVPKISMSHTDGEKWDNFNGKIEFIDCKFTYPTRPDTQVLNGLNVSVKPGQTLAFVGTSGCGKSTSVQLLERFYDPDEGQVLIDGRPTHTVNVPFLRSQIGIVSQEPVLFDCSIAENIQYGDNTRSVSMEEIVESAKKAYLHDFVMTLPDKYETQVGAQGSQLSRGQKQRIAIARAIVRNPKILLLDEATSALDTESEQTVQSALDEARKGRTCIVIAHRLSTIQTADIIAVMSRGVVIEQGTHAKLMAKRGAYYKLVTTGAPIS; encoded by the exons ATGAAGAAATCAGTCAAACTCACACCAACAGCCGGTGGTGATAAAAGAG CAGACATTGAGAATGG AGATGAGacgaagaaagaaaacatgctgAGTGTTGGATACTTTCAGCTG TTTCGCTTTGCCACCTGGAAGGACACCGTGATGATGGTAGTGGGGAGTTTGTGTGCCCTCATACACGGTGCAGCTTCACCTCTCATGCTTCTGGTTTACGGCATGATGACAAACACGTTTGTGGCGTATGAGCTTGAGGTCCAAGAACTGAAAGACGAAAACAAGGaatgcaacaacaacactatCTATTGGAAAAATGGCTCCATGTATGAAACACCTGAAAACAAGACTGTGCGCTGTGG GGTGGATATTGAAGCACAGATGACCATGTTTGCATATTATTATATTGGAATTGGATTAGGAGTTCTGTTTCTCAGTTATTTTCAG ATTGTCCTGTGGGTGTCAGCGGCTGCCAGACAAATTCAGAGAATCCGAAAGACCTATTTCAGAAAAGTCATGCGAATGGAGATTGGATGGTTTGACTGCAACTCTGTTGGTGAACTGAACACAAGGATATCAGA TGATGTCAACAAGATCAACAATGCCATCGCTGACCAGGTGTCTATCTTCATTGAGAGGATCTCTACTTTTGTGTTCGGCTTCATGGTTGGATTTATTGGCGGATGGAAGCTGACTTTGGTGGTCATAGCTGTGAGCCCGCTGATTGGAATAGCTGCTGGACTCATGGCCATG GCTGTTGCCAAGCTGACAGGACGAGAGCTAAAGGCCTATGCAAAGGCAGGGGCAGTGGCCGACGAAGTCCTGACCTCCATCAGAACAGTGGCAGCGTTTGGTGGGGAGGACAAAGAAGCTGAAAg ATATGATGAAAACCTTGTGGAAGCTCAGAACTGGGGTGTGAAAAAGGGCACCATCATAGGCGTTTTTCAAGGGTACCTGTGGTGCATAATCTTCCTTTGTTACGCTTTGGCCTTTTGGTATGGATCGAAACTGGTCATCGACACCAAGGAGATGTCTCCCGGCACTCTTATTCAG GTATTTTTTGGGGTGCTCATGGCAGCTATGAATCTGGGCCAGGCCTCACCCTGCCTTGAGGCCTTCGCATCTGGCCGTGCTGCTGCAAAGACCATTTTTGACACAATTGACCGG GACCCAGACATTGATTGTTTATCAGATGAAGGTCACAAATTAGACAGAGTCAAAGGGGACATTGAGTTCCGTAATGTCTCTTTCTACTACCCATCACGGCCTGAAGTCAAG attttaaacGATCTAAGCATGCAGATCAAAGCAGGAGAAACCACTGCTTTTGTGGGACCGAGCGGATCTGGAAAGAGCACCACAATCCAGCTCATCCAAAGATTTTATGACCCAAAGGAAGGAATG GTGACTTTAGATGGCCATGATATCCGTACTTTAAACATCCAGTGGCTCAGATCTCTCATTGGTATCGTGGAGCAGGAGCCAGTGCTGTTTGCTACAACCATTGGCGAAAACATCCGGTTTGGTCGACCTGGAGTAACCATGGAAGACATCATCCAGGCAACAAAAGAGGCCAATGCCTATGATTTTGTTATGGACCTGCCCCAG AAATTTGATACTCTGGTGGGAGATGGTGGTGGACAGTTGAGCGGAGGACAGAAGCAGAGGATTTCAATCGCTCGAGCTCTGATCCGAAACCCCAAGATCCTGTTGCTGGATATGGCCACATCTGCCTTAGACAATGAAAGTGAGGCTGTTGTACAGGAGGCACTGGATAAG GTGCGCACGGGCAGGACAACAATTTCTGTAGCCCACCGTCTTTCCACAATTAGAAATGCAGATGTCATCACTGGCTTTGAGCACGGCCAGGCTGTGGAGAAGGGAGCACACAGTGAGCTAATGGAAAGGAAAGGTGTCTACTTCACCCTGGTCACCCTGCAGAACCAACGCACATCCAACACAACTAATG ATGCGATTAGTGAAGCTCTTGAAGAGGACTTTGATCTAAGAGTGAGGAGTTTCAGCCGTGGAAGCTCCAGATCCAGTAAAAG GAGCTCTATTCGACTGCGCTCTCACAGCAAATTGTCAAATGAATTTGTCCCTGACGCATTATCAGGAAGCATCAAGATCTTTTCTGACGAGGAGATCGCCCCAGAACATAAG GAATGTGAAGATGATGCAGATGAACATGTAGAGCCAGCCCCAGTGGCACGTATCCTCAAGTACAACCAACCAGAATGGCCCTACATGCTGCTGGGCTCGCTGGGAGCTGCTGTCAATGGCTCTGTCAACCCCATCTACGCTATCCTGTTCAGCCAAATTCTCGGG acatttgCCATTCGTGACTTGAATGAACAGAAGGAGCGGATCAACGAAATATGTGTTCTGTTTTGCATTGTGGCTGTGACTAGTTTCTTTTCCCAGTTTTTACAG GGATATGCTTTTGCTAAGTCTGGAGAGCTGCTGACTCGCCGCCTAAGGAAAGTGGGCTTCCAGGCCATGTTGAGGCAGGAGATTGGCTGGTTTGATGACCCCAAAAACAGCCCTGGAACACTGACCACCAGATTGGCCACTGATGCATCCATGGTACAAGGG GCAACAGGATCTCAGATTGGTATGATTGTTAACTCGTTGACCAGCATTGGAGCTTCTTTCATCATTGCTTTCTACTTCAGCTGGAAGTTAGCTTTGGTAATTATGTGCTTCCTGCCCCTCATTGGGCTATCTGGGGCGTTCCAAGCCAAAATGCTGTCAGGCATTGCAAATGAAGATAAAACAGCCATGGAGGCAGCAGGTCGG GTATCCAGTGAGGCTCTCGGCAACATCAGGACGATTGCAGGCTTGGCCAAAGAGAACTCATTTGTAGAATCATATGAGGAGAAACTGGAGCTTCCATATAAATCTGCCAAGAAGAGAGCCAACATTTATGGAGTCTGTTTTGGCTTTGCTCAGTGTGTCATCTTTATGGCATACGCTGCTTCGTTTAGATTCGGAGGTTATTTGGTTAAAGCTGAGGATTTACAGTACATGTTGGTTTTCAG AGTGATTGCAGTTGTAGTCATCAGTGGGACAGCGCTGGGCAGAGCTTCCTCCTTCACTCCAGATTACGCCAAAGccaaaactgctgctgctcagttttTCAAAGTACTGGACCGAGTTCCTAAAATCAGCATGAGccacacagatggagagaaatgg GATAACTTCAATGGTAAAATAGAGTTTATCGATTGCAAGTTCACCTATCCGACTCGGCCAGATACCCAGGTGCTGAACGGCCTGAATGTGTCTGTGAAGCCTGGTCAGACTTTGGCGTTTGTAGGGACCAGCGGCTGTGGGAAAAGTACCAGTGTCCAACTGTTGGAAAGGTTCTATGACCCCGATGAAGGGCAAGTG TTGATTGATGGCCGCCCGACTCATACAGTCAATGTGCCCTTCCTAAGATCTCAGATTGGCATAGTGTCCCAGGAGCCTGTGTTGTTTGACTGCAGCATAGCGGAGAATATTCAGTACGGAGATAACACACGCAGTGTCAGCATGGAGGAGATTGTTGAGTCTGCTAAGAAAGCCTACCTTCATGACTTTGTGATGACGCTACCAGAT aaatatgaGACTCAGGTTGGCGCCCAGGGCTCCCAGCTGTCAAGAGGACAAAAACAACGCATCGCCATTGCTCGGGCCATCGTCAGGAACCCCAAGATCCTGTTGCTAGATGAAGCTACCTCAGCCCTGGACACAGAGAGTGAACAG ACGGTCCAGTCTGCTCTGGATGAGGCAAGAAAAGGACGAACCTGCATCGTCATCGCTCACCGGCTGTCTACCATCCAAACCGCTGACATCATAGCAGTGATGTCTCGTGGAGTCGTCATCGAACAAGGCACTCATGCTAAACTCATGGCCAAGAGGGGCGCATATTATAAACTGGTCACAACAGGCGCTCCTATCAGCTAG